DNA from Leishmania braziliensis MHOM/BR/75/M2904 complete genome, chromosome 21:
TGCCCAACCAGGGAACGGGAAGccgagagaagaaaggaggaggagcggcgtGGACACACCACCATGCCCACGCATGCACAAACACCTAAGAGCACCACTCCGATGGCGCCTCTGTGAGTGTTTGTCTTCCCAAGGAAGGAAACAGGTCACGAGGTCGGTGGTGgcgagaaagggagaaggggagaggagagtgagggccactgcggctgccaccaccacggcgaCAGCGAAAGAGCAAACAAGACGCCGGATGCACccgaaaacaaaaacaagAAACGGCCctgcagagcgagagagcgcgcaTCTGCAAAATGGGAAGAGGGGCACCTAAGCGGAGAAGTACACAgcgcgcggggggggggggaagagagtgagTTAAAGGAATGaagtgaaggggggggggaggactTCGTGAAAGGGGCATTCACACAAGTGCCGCCTCAAAAAGAGCACGAACAGCAGTAAAGATCCCCAAGAAGCCACGTTGAatgtgggaggggaggcggtgcggtgctACACAGTACCCTCCTTCGTTCCTTACCggcccttctctcctctccctcacactTTTAGTTCGTTAGGAAGCACAAGAGTAGTGGCCTCCTCACAGCAGTGTGTCTACCCTACACACATACCGTAATCGTGTCCGTAGGTACGTGCCCTCCCactcatgtgtgtgtgtgtgtgtgtgtgtgtgtgccgacATGCTCCTGACAGGGTATTCTTCAAGGTGCGGGTAGAGCTAGCGAATGGAAAAAAGGAAGCAAAGAATGAGAGAAAAACCGAAAGGCGGAACGGCACAGACGCGAATGCGTGTGAATACGTGGATAACTGCTGAACCTGCTCGTTGGCCGTTAGAGCAAGAGAGTCAATACTTATTCAGTtgcgggaggagggggcaccATCTCCATGTTTCAAGTCTGCGATGAGGCGATGTCACCAAGCGTGTCCGGCGTCGCCAGGTAGGGGAGAGGTCGGACTGGTATATTCCACTCGCACAGAATTCCTGCGTCTCCTTCTGATGACTTCCATGCAAGTGCGGGGGCATCgccccgccctctccccaccctgACCGACATAGTGGGGGCTGGCCAGGGGTGGGACTGACGGACGCTCGCAGATGAGGTAGTCCAACTACTGAACAGCCTCCTTAGCATAAGCAAGAGAAACGAATGCGGCCACACACCCGACATCGATACACGCCTAAGCCGCCGCTGGAGGCCAGCCGAGCGAATAAATGGCGGAGGCCCTCTGCCAGAAGGCGCGAGCACTTTTGCAgtgggaaggaagggggggggggcagaaaaCAAGAAAGCCGTCGAACGTCGAGACTGGCatgcgaggagggggaagggccCTGTAAAGACGAGAGGGCCGTTCATGTGTGCGCGTgacttcccccctcccccacgctGAAGAGTGGCAAATTTCGTTCTCTGGGTACCACTTTGACAGGGCCAACagttttgttttccctcaGCGGGAGTTCAGCTGATCGTACTGCCCAGCCgcaggggggggagagagaagcgagactCGCCATCGTTTACCGCTCCTGGATACACCGACACCGTAACAGGCGTGGCTATGCGCGGGAAGGTGTGGggcagagggaggcgggTGCGAGACGACGCGTGTGCGCCAGggtctctgtgtgcgtgtggggagggaggagccCCCAAAGAGGAATCGGAAACAAGGAGAGCGGAGGCGATCGCGATGGGCGCACTAGGCACTgaacgaaaagggaagatAGACGGAGTGCGCACGTCTGTGTCAGGCACGGCGACGGCAGtgatagtggtggtggcagctcacacacgtgtgcatgtgcgtctctctgtcAAAGCTCTGTTCTTTCCCGTCTGGTGTCCGTGTGACTCTCAACGCTCGACTATGTGAGGAGGATATACTGCTTTGTTCCTGTGCTCTACAACTTCATCTTGGCCAGCTGCTCGTTACGGGCGCGGAACTCCTTCACCATGCGTTctaccacctccgccgcggTCGGAATGTCCTTGCACGTCGACACAATTTGGCCAATCTCGAGCTCGCCGTTCGCCAAGTCACCTTCGAAGatccctctcttcgtgcgGCCCTTGCCACAGAACGccttcagctgctccttGGTGGCGCCAGACTCAGAGAGGCGGCGGGCCTCCTTGCCGTAGTCGTTCAGTAGAAGACGAGTCGGCATGTATTGTTTCAGCGTTAGCCACGTCTCGGCCTCCCCTGCTACTGTGCATCTTTTCTTGAACTCCTCGGCTGCCGAGCTTTCTTGAGTGACCGCGAAGCGCGTGCCTACCTGGACGCCTTCCGCCCCAAGAGCCATAGCCGCTAGCATTGCCTCCCCACTCGCAATGCCACCCGCTGCGATCAGGGGTATCTCAGGCGCCAGTACCTTACGCACCTGTGGGATCAGCGCCATCGTGGTGATTTCCTCCCGTCCATTGTGGCCACCGGCCTCGAACCCCTCTGCCACGACGGCGTCAACCCCTGCCGCCTCGCACTTGAGGGCGAGTTTGCAGTTGGGCACGACGTGCGCCACCTTAATTCCGTGGCTTTGCAGCTTCTGAGTCCACAGCTTAGGGCTTCCAGCACTCGTGAACACGATCGGCACCTTCTCCTCGATAAGGATTTCTATGTGCCGCGACACGTCgtgggtgagagagaggttGACACCAAAGGGCTTCTTCGTGGCCTCCTTGCAGCGACGAACGTGGTGCTGAAAGACATCGAGCATCATGGAACCGGCGCCGAGGAGACCGAGGCCGCCTGCGTTGCTCACGGCAGACGCCAGACGCCATCCACTGCACCACACCATGCCACCCTGCACAATGGGGTATTGCACGCCAAAGAGTGATATGACTCGGCTTGCCTGCATTGTCGCGATCGCACTTGACAACCGAGAAAGAACTGAagcagagagacacacacttGGGAGTCGCGaagctgagagagagagagagagggagggagggagagaaagaggggcagTGGTGGAAAGAGCTGAGCCAAGATGAAGGCGAGCAAGCAGAGAAGCATTCGATGCGAGAGCAGAGGGAACGAAAATCACGCCAACGCTGATGAAAGGACTGTGACCTGCTGAtttcttgtaggcgtcccgtaggtatgtgtgtgtgtgtgtgcccttcTCCGAACTTAGTGAGCTTCACATCGAGAAAGGCAGCGGGCGTGTGGGTTTAATGCGCCCCAGAAAGCACAACAGAAAACTACACAACGCGTGCAGGTGTTCACCACTGAGAGTGACGAGacagagggaaggagagatctcgaggaggacgggggatgatacacacacacacgcacacacacgcccagcAAAACCAAAAGCGCAGAAGTTTACTCACGCCAAGCAACGACACAACGTTTCACATGCAAGGCCAtaacgtacacacacacacacccgcacacgggggtgggggtgctgctgctgcttagCACAGGAAAATCCATTGTGATAAGAGAGTCTGTCAATCCATCCGTCCATGATGACCAGCATTGAACCCCTGCCTGGGTCGGT
Protein-coding regions in this window:
- a CDS encoding putative 2-nitropropane dioxygenase translates to MQASRVISLFGVQYPIVQGGMVWCSGWRLASAVSNAGGLGLLGAGSMMLDVFQHHVRRCKEATKKPFGVNLSLTHDVSRHIEILIEEKVPIVFTSAGSPKLWTQKLQSHGIKVAHVVPNCKLALKCEAAGVDAVVAEGFEAGGHNGREEITTMALIPQVRKVLAPEIPLIAAGGIASGEAMLAAMALGAEGVQVGTRFAVTQESSAAEEFKKRCTVAGEAETWLTLKQYMPTRLLLNDYGKEARRLSESGATKEQLKAFCGKGRTKRGIFEGDLANGELEIGQIVSTCKDIPTAAEVVERMVKEFRARNEQLAKMKL